One part of the Algibacter sp. L1A34 genome encodes these proteins:
- the rpsD gene encoding 30S ribosomal protein S4 — protein sequence MARYTGPKTKIARKFGEAIFGEDKSFEKRNYPPGQHGNARRRGKKSEYAIQLMEKQKAKYTYGILERQFRGLFKKARAAQGITGEVLLQLCESRLDNVVFRMGISPTRSAARQLVSHRHITVNGELVNIPSYSLKSGDVVAVREKSKSLEAIDRSLSNSSQVFEWITWNTATMQGTYVSVPARIQIPENINEQFIVELYSK from the coding sequence ATGGCAAGATATACTGGTCCTAAAACTAAAATAGCTCGTAAATTTGGCGAGGCAATTTTTGGAGAAGATAAATCTTTTGAAAAAAGAAATTATCCTCCTGGACAACACGGAAACGCAAGACGTCGTGGAAAAAAATCTGAATATGCAATCCAATTAATGGAAAAGCAAAAGGCTAAATATACTTATGGTATATTAGAACGTCAATTTAGAGGTTTATTTAAGAAAGCAAGAGCTGCTCAAGGTATTACAGGTGAAGTTTTATTACAACTTTGCGAGTCTAGATTAGACAACGTAGTATTTAGAATGGGAATTTCTCCAACAAGAAGTGCTGCTAGACAATTAGTATCTCACAGACACATTACAGTTAATGGTGAATTGGTAAACATACCTTCTTACTCTTTAAAATCTGGAGATGTTGTTGCTGTTAGAGAAAAGTCTAAATCACTTGAAGCGATCGATAGATCACTTTCAAACTCAAGTCAAGTATTCGAATGGATTACTTGGAATACAGCTACTATGCAAGGTACTTATGTTTCTGTTCCTGCTAGAATCCAAATTCCAGAAAACATCAACGAGCAATTCATCGTCGAATTATATTCTAAATAA
- the rpsK gene encoding 30S ribosomal protein S11, with protein sequence MAKTSTKKRKVIVDAVGEAHVTASFNNIIISLTNKKGDVISWSSAGKMGFRGSKKNTPYAAQLAAEDAAGVATEAGLKKVKVYVKGPGNGRESAIRSIHNAGIEVTEIIDVTPLPHNGCRPPKRRRV encoded by the coding sequence ATGGCAAAAACAAGCACAAAAAAACGTAAAGTTATTGTTGATGCGGTTGGAGAAGCACACGTTACAGCTTCTTTCAATAACATCATTATTTCACTTACCAACAAAAAAGGAGACGTAATTTCATGGTCTTCAGCTGGTAAAATGGGATTTAGAGGATCTAAGAAAAACACACCTTATGCTGCTCAATTAGCTGCTGAAGATGCTGCAGGAGTAGCAACAGAAGCTGGCTTAAAGAAAGTTAAAGTTTATGTTAAAGGACCAGGAAATGGTAGAGAATCTGCTATTCGTTCTATTCATAATGCAGGTATTGAAGTAACAGAAATTATTGATGTTACACCATTACCACATAATGGATGTCGTCCTCCAAAAAGAAGAAGAGTTTAA
- the rpsM gene encoding 30S ribosomal protein S13, translating into MARIAGVDIPKNKRGVISLTYIYGVGRSRSKEILAEAKVDESIKVQDWNDDQIAAIRDAVGTFTIEGELRSETQLNIKRLMDIGCYRGIRHRSGLPLRGQRTKNNSRTRKGRRKTVANKKKATK; encoded by the coding sequence ATGGCAAGAATTGCAGGTGTAGACATACCGAAAAACAAGAGAGGAGTAATTTCCTTAACTTATATCTACGGAGTAGGTAGAAGTAGATCAAAAGAAATTTTAGCTGAAGCTAAAGTTGATGAAAGTATTAAAGTTCAAGATTGGAATGATGACCAAATAGCAGCCATTCGTGATGCTGTTGGAACGTTTACAATTGAAGGTGAATTACGTTCTGAAACACAATTAAACATTAAGCGATTAATGGATATTGGATGTTACAGAGGTATTCGTCATAGATCTGGTCTTCCTTTAAGAGGACAACGTACTAAGAACAACTCTAGAACCAGAAAAGGTAGAAGAAAAACTGTTGCTAATAAGAAGAAAGCAACTAAATAA
- the ykgO gene encoding type B 50S ribosomal protein L36, protein MKVRASIKKRSVDCKIVRRKGRLYVINKKNPRFKQRQG, encoded by the coding sequence ATGAAAGTAAGAGCATCAATTAAAAAAAGAAGTGTAGATTGCAAGATCGTACGCAGAAAAGGCAGACTTTACGTGATAAACAAAAAGAATCCTAGATTTAAACAAAGACAAGGGTAA
- the infA gene encoding translation initiation factor IF-1, which yields MAKQAAIEQDGTIIEALSNAMFRVELENGHIVTAHISGKMRMHYIKLLPGDKVKLEMSPYDLTKARITYRY from the coding sequence ATGGCAAAACAAGCAGCAATAGAGCAAGACGGAACAATTATTGAAGCATTATCTAATGCGATGTTCCGAGTGGAATTAGAAAACGGTCACATTGTGACAGCACACATCTCAGGTAAAATGCGTATGCATTACATTAAGTTATTACCAGGAGATAAAGTGAAATTAGAAATGAGTCCTTATGATTTAACTAAGGCTCGAATAACTTATAGATACTAA
- the secY gene encoding preprotein translocase subunit SecY — MKFIESLKNVWKIEELRNRILITLSLLLVYRFGAQIVLPGIDATLLGSLADKTDSGILGILNAFTGGAFANASVFALGIMPYISASIVVQLMGIAIPYLQKLQKEGASGQKKITQITRWLTIAICLLQAPGYLASLPALGIPEAAFLLGQGPLFYFSSVSILVTGCIFAMWLGEKITDKGIGNGISLLIMVGIIARLPQVFLQNAATRLEGNNVMLILFELVIWFVIILGSIMLVMGVRKIAVQYARRTATGGYEKAAMAGSRQYIPLKLNASGVMPIIFAQAIMFVPSLIGGSSFLKETATGIWMQTNYSDIFGFWYNVTFALLIIVFTYFYTAITVPTNKMADDLKRSGGFIPGIRPGSETSEYLDKIMSQITLPGSIFLAVLAVFPAFIVKLMGVQQGWALFFGGTSLLIMVGVAIDTMQQINSYLLNRHYDGLMKTGKNRKAVA; from the coding sequence ATGAAATTTATAGAATCGTTAAAAAATGTTTGGAAAATAGAGGAGCTAAGAAACAGAATTCTTATTACATTAAGTCTGTTATTAGTTTATCGTTTTGGAGCTCAAATAGTTTTACCAGGAATTGATGCTACGCTATTAGGTAGTTTAGCAGATAAAACTGATAGTGGAATATTAGGGATTCTTAATGCCTTTACAGGTGGTGCTTTTGCTAATGCTTCGGTATTTGCTTTAGGTATCATGCCTTACATTTCGGCTTCTATTGTTGTTCAGTTAATGGGAATTGCGATTCCTTATTTGCAGAAATTACAAAAGGAAGGCGCAAGTGGTCAAAAGAAAATCACTCAAATTACACGTTGGTTAACTATAGCGATCTGTTTACTACAAGCACCAGGGTATTTAGCTAGCTTACCAGCTTTAGGTATTCCTGAAGCAGCGTTCTTATTAGGACAAGGACCATTATTTTATTTCTCATCTGTATCAATTCTAGTTACTGGCTGTATATTTGCTATGTGGTTAGGAGAAAAGATTACGGATAAAGGTATTGGTAATGGTATTTCTCTTTTAATTATGGTTGGTATTATCGCAAGATTACCGCAAGTGTTTTTACAGAATGCTGCTACTAGATTAGAAGGAAACAATGTAATGCTTATTCTTTTTGAATTAGTTATTTGGTTTGTAATTATTCTTGGCTCTATCATGTTAGTTATGGGGGTTAGAAAGATTGCAGTGCAATACGCTAGGAGAACTGCGACTGGTGGTTATGAAAAAGCTGCTATGGCTGGATCAAGACAGTATATTCCTTTAAAGCTTAATGCATCTGGTGTAATGCCAATTATATTTGCTCAGGCTATTATGTTTGTTCCTAGTTTAATTGGTGGTTCTTCATTCCTTAAGGAAACAGCAACCGGCATATGGATGCAGACTAACTATTCGGATATATTTGGTTTTTGGTACAACGTGACTTTTGCTTTATTAATTATTGTTTTTACATATTTTTATACGGCAATTACTGTTCCAACGAACAAAATGGCAGACGATTTAAAACGTAGCGGTGGATTTATTCCCGGTATACGTCCAGGATCAGAAACATCGGAGTATTTAGATAAAATAATGTCTCAGATAACTTTACCGGGTTCTATATTTTTAGCAGTTCTAGCTGTATTTCCAGCTTTTATTGTTAAGCTAATGGGTGTGCAACAAGGTTGGGCTTTATTTTTCGGAGGTACATCACTGTTAATTATGGTTGGTGTTGCGATTGATACTATGCAACAAATAAATTCTTATTTGTTAAATAGACATTATGATGGTTTGATGAAGACAGGTAAAAATAGAAAAGCAGTAGCTTAA
- the rplO gene encoding 50S ribosomal protein L15, translated as MDLSNLKPAEGSVKNQGKRIGRGQGSGKGGTATRGHKGAKSRSGYSKKLGFEGGQMPLQRRVPKFGFTNINRIEHQGINLDTLQQLVDDKKIEGTVDFATLFTNRLVDKNDLVKILGRGELKAKLKVTAHKFTASAKAAIEAAGGEAVTL; from the coding sequence ATGGATTTAAGTAATTTAAAACCTGCAGAAGGTTCAGTAAAAAATCAAGGAAAAAGAATAGGTCGTGGACAAGGTTCTGGTAAAGGTGGTACCGCTACACGTGGTCACAAAGGAGCTAAATCTCGTTCTGGTTATTCTAAGAAATTAGGTTTTGAAGGTGGTCAAATGCCTCTTCAAAGACGTGTTCCTAAATTTGGTTTTACTAATATTAATCGTATTGAACACCAAGGTATCAATTTAGATACTTTGCAACAATTGGTTGATGACAAGAAAATTGAAGGTACAGTTGATTTTGCAACTTTATTCACAAACCGTTTAGTAGATAAAAACGATTTAGTTAAAATCTTAGGACGAGGAGAATTAAAGGCAAAATTAAAAGTAACTGCTCATAAGTTTACTGCTTCAGCAAAAGCTGCTATTGAAGCTGCTGGAGGAGAAGCTGTAACGTTATAA
- the rpmD gene encoding 50S ribosomal protein L30, which yields MAKIKVTKVKSAINRTLRQKRTLEALGLKKIGQVKEHEATPNILGMVAKVSHLVSVEETK from the coding sequence ATGGCAAAAATTAAAGTAACAAAAGTTAAAAGCGCAATCAATCGTACGCTAAGACAAAAAAGAACTTTAGAAGCTCTTGGTCTTAAAAAGATTGGTCAGGTAAAAGAGCATGAGGCTACACCAAATATTCTTGGTATGGTTGCTAAAGTTTCACATTTAGTTTCTGTTGAAGAAACAAAATAA
- the rpsE gene encoding 30S ribosomal protein S5, with protein sequence MLKKFKSAELVKPGGLDLKDRLVGVQRVTKVTKGGRAFGFSAIVVVGDEAGVVGQGLGKSKDVASAIAKAVEDAKKNLVRIPIIKGTLPHEQKGKYGGARVNIIPAAPGTGVIAGGAVRTVLEAVGIHDVLSKSQGSSNPHNVVKATFDALLQLRDANAIARDRGISLQQVFNA encoded by the coding sequence ATGTTGAAAAAATTTAAAAGTGCAGAATTAGTAAAACCAGGTGGATTAGATCTTAAGGATCGTTTAGTTGGTGTACAAAGGGTTACTAAAGTAACTAAAGGTGGTAGAGCATTTGGTTTCTCGGCAATCGTTGTGGTTGGTGATGAAGCTGGTGTTGTAGGACAAGGTTTAGGTAAATCTAAAGATGTTGCTAGTGCAATCGCAAAAGCAGTTGAAGATGCTAAGAAAAATCTAGTTAGAATTCCTATCATTAAAGGAACTTTACCTCACGAACAAAAAGGTAAATATGGTGGAGCAAGAGTAAATATTATTCCTGCTGCTCCTGGTACAGGTGTAATTGCTGGTGGTGCTGTACGTACAGTATTAGAGGCTGTTGGGATTCATGATGTATTATCAAAATCTCAAGGTTCTTCAAACCCTCATAATGTAGTAAAAGCAACTTTTGATGCTTTATTACAATTAAGAGATGCGAATGCCATTGCAAGAGATAGAGGTATTTCACTTCAACAAGTTTTTAACGCTTAA
- the rplR gene encoding 50S ribosomal protein L18 — protein sequence MALTKNERRLRIKNRIRKVVSGTEARPRLAVYRSNKEIYAQVVDDVTGKTLASSSSRDKDIIAKGNKSEIAELVGKAVGEKALKAGVETIAFDRGGYLYHGRIKSLADGARAAGLKF from the coding sequence ATGGCATTGACAAAGAACGAAAGACGACTAAGAATAAAAAACAGAATTCGCAAGGTAGTTTCTGGAACAGAAGCTAGACCTAGATTAGCTGTTTATAGAAGTAATAAAGAAATTTATGCTCAAGTGGTTGACGATGTAACGGGTAAAACCTTAGCATCTTCATCTTCAAGAGATAAAGACATAATTGCTAAAGGTAATAAATCTGAAATAGCTGAACTAGTTGGTAAGGCAGTAGGAGAAAAAGCTTTAAAAGCGGGTGTTGAAACTATTGCTTTTGATAGAGGTGGATATTTATACCACGGAAGAATTAAATCATTAGCTGATGGCGCTAGAGCCGCAGGACTTAAATTTTAA
- the rplF gene encoding 50S ribosomal protein L6, with protein sequence MSRIGNNPVAIPEGVTVDVKDNVVTVKGKLGELSQNYDSIEIKVEDGKVMVARSSDTKDQKAKHGLYRSLMNNMVEGVSKGWTKELELVGVGYRASNQGQKLDLALGFSHNIVLNIAPEVTLETISEKGKNPIIKLTSFDKQLVGQVAAKIRGFRPPEPYKGKGVKFVGEVLRRKAGKSA encoded by the coding sequence ATGTCAAGAATAGGAAATAATCCAGTAGCCATTCCAGAAGGTGTAACAGTAGACGTTAAAGATAACGTAGTAACTGTAAAAGGAAAATTAGGAGAGTTATCACAAAATTACGATTCTATCGAAATTAAAGTAGAAGATGGTAAAGTGATGGTAGCACGTTCTTCAGATACTAAAGATCAAAAAGCTAAACATGGTTTATATAGATCTTTAATGAATAACATGGTAGAAGGTGTATCAAAAGGGTGGACTAAAGAATTAGAATTGGTTGGTGTTGGTTATAGAGCATCAAATCAAGGACAAAAATTAGATTTAGCCTTAGGATTTTCTCATAATATTGTTTTAAATATTGCTCCAGAAGTAACGTTAGAAACAATTTCAGAAAAGGGAAAAAACCCAATTATAAAATTAACATCATTCGATAAACAATTAGTTGGTCAAGTAGCTGCAAAGATCCGCGGATTTAGACCACCAGAGCCTTATAAAGGAAAAGGTGTGAAGTTTGTTGGTGAAGTATTAAGAAGAAAAGCAGGTAAATCAGCTTAA
- the rpsH gene encoding 30S ribosomal protein S8: protein MYSDPIADYLTRIRNAVRANHRVVEIPASNLKKDITKILFEQGYILSYKFDDTSVQGSIKIALKYNKDTKEPVIKKLQRISTPGLRKYSGSNDMPRILNGLGVAIVSTSHGVMTGKQAKRDNVGGEVLCYVH from the coding sequence ATGTACTCAGATCCAATTGCGGATTATTTGACAAGAATTAGAAATGCCGTGCGTGCTAACCACAGAGTGGTAGAGATCCCAGCATCTAATTTAAAGAAAGACATTACTAAAATATTATTCGAACAAGGATATATTTTAAGTTACAAATTTGATGACACTTCTGTACAAGGTTCTATTAAAATAGCACTTAAGTATAATAAGGACACGAAAGAGCCTGTAATTAAAAAACTTCAACGTATTAGTACGCCAGGTTTACGTAAGTATTCTGGTTCTAATGATATGCCTAGAATCTTGAATGGACTTGGTGTTGCTATTGTTTCTACTTCTCACGGAGTAATGACAGGTAAACAAGCCAAAAGAGATAATGTAGGTGGCGAAGTATTATGTTACGTTCACTAA
- the rpsN gene encoding 30S ribosomal protein S14, with the protein MAKESMKAREVKRSKTVAKYAEKRKALKEAGDYEALQKLPKNASPVRQHNRCKLTGRPKGYMRTFGLSRVTFREMANQGLIPGVRKASW; encoded by the coding sequence ATGGCTAAAGAATCAATGAAAGCCCGTGAGGTAAAAAGATCAAAAACGGTAGCTAAATATGCAGAGAAACGTAAAGCTTTAAAAGAAGCTGGCGATTATGAAGCATTACAAAAGTTACCAAAAAATGCATCTCCTGTTCGTCAACATAATAGATGTAAATTAACGGGTAGACCAAAAGGTTACATGAGAACTTTTGGACTTTCACGTGTAACATTCAGAGAAATGGCCAATCAAGGTCTTATCCCTGGTGTAAGAAAAGCTAGTTGGTAA
- the rplE gene encoding 50S ribosomal protein L5 yields the protein MAYSPRLKEEYKSKVIAALTDEFGYKNVMQVPKLSKIVISKGVGAAVADKKLIDYAVEELSTISGQKAISTLSKKDVASFKLRKGMPIGAKVTLRGERMYEFLDRLVTSALPRVRDFNGIKATGFDGRGNYNLGVTEQIIFPEINIDKVNKISGMDITFVTTADTDKEAKSLLTELGLPFQKN from the coding sequence ATGGCATATTCACCAAGACTTAAAGAAGAGTATAAAAGCAAAGTAATTGCAGCTCTTACAGACGAATTTGGATATAAAAATGTAATGCAAGTTCCTAAACTTTCTAAGATAGTAATATCTAAGGGTGTAGGTGCGGCCGTTGCAGATAAGAAACTAATCGACTACGCAGTAGAAGAGTTAAGTACTATATCCGGACAAAAAGCTATTTCAACATTATCTAAAAAGGATGTTGCATCGTTTAAATTACGTAAAGGTATGCCAATTGGGGCAAAAGTTACTTTACGTGGTGAGCGTATGTATGAGTTTTTAGATCGTTTAGTTACTTCTGCACTTCCACGTGTTAGAGATTTCAACGGAATAAAAGCTACAGGATTTGACGGACGTGGTAACTACAATTTAGGAGTTACTGAACAAATTATATTTCCAGAGATAAACATTGATAAAGTGAACAAAATCTCAGGTATGGATATTACATTTGTAACGACTGCTGATACTGATAAAGAAGCAAAATCATTATTAACCGAATTAGGATTACCTTTTCAAAAGAACTAA
- the rplX gene encoding 50S ribosomal protein L24, giving the protein MGKLKIKTGDTVRVIAGDHKGSEGTVQKVLIEKNKAIVEGVNMVKKHTKPSAQNPQGGIVEKEAAIHISNLSLLTSKGEATRIGYRVEGDKKVRFSLKSNEVI; this is encoded by the coding sequence ATGGGAAAGCTTAAAATAAAAACAGGAGATACTGTAAGAGTTATTGCTGGAGATCACAAGGGATCTGAAGGTACAGTTCAAAAAGTATTGATTGAAAAGAACAAAGCGATTGTTGAGGGTGTAAACATGGTGAAGAAACATACTAAACCAAGTGCACAAAATCCTCAAGGAGGAATCGTAGAAAAAGAAGCAGCTATTCATATTTCTAACTTATCTTTGCTAACTTCGAAAGGAGAAGCAACGAGAATTGGATACCGAGTAGAAGGCGACAAAAAAGTAAGATTTTCATTAAAATCTAATGAAGTAATATAG
- the rplN gene encoding 50S ribosomal protein L14, translated as MLQQESRIKVADNTGAKEVLVIRVLGGTKRRYASVGDKIVVSVKDATPNGNIKRKAVSTAVVVRTKKEVRRPDGSYIRFDDNACVLLNPTGEMRGTRVFGPVARELRDKSFMKIVSLAPEVL; from the coding sequence ATGTTACAGCAAGAATCAAGAATAAAAGTAGCAGACAACACTGGAGCAAAAGAAGTTTTAGTTATCCGTGTTTTAGGAGGTACTAAAAGAAGATATGCTTCTGTAGGAGACAAAATAGTTGTTTCTGTTAAAGATGCAACTCCTAATGGAAACATTAAGAGAAAAGCCGTGTCTACAGCAGTAGTTGTGCGTACAAAGAAGGAAGTAAGAAGACCAGACGGATCTTATATAAGATTTGACGATAATGCATGTGTTTTATTAAACCCAACGGGTGAGATGAGAGGAACTCGTGTTTTTGGTCCTGTTGCTAGAGAGCTTCGTGATAAATCATTCATGAAGATTGTATCATTAGCACCAGAAGTGCTTTAA
- the rpsQ gene encoding 30S ribosomal protein S17 encodes METRNLRKERIGVVTSNKMQKSIVVAEVKKVKHPMYGKFVLKTKKYVAHDETNDCNIGDKVKIMETRPLSKSKCWRLVEILERAK; translated from the coding sequence ATGGAAACAAGAAATTTAAGAAAAGAACGTATAGGAGTTGTTACTAGTAACAAAATGCAAAAATCAATAGTTGTTGCAGAGGTTAAAAAAGTAAAACATCCTATGTATGGAAAATTCGTATTAAAAACGAAAAAGTACGTAGCACACGACGAAACAAACGACTGCAACATTGGTGATAAAGTAAAGATCATGGAAACAAGACCTTTATCTAAGTCTAAATGCTGGAGATTAGTAGAAATCCTAGAAAGAGCTAAATAA
- the rpmC gene encoding 50S ribosomal protein L29 yields MKQSEIKELSVAELQEKLGETKKSYSDLKLAHAISPLENPIQLRSIRRSVARIATELTKRELQ; encoded by the coding sequence ATGAAACAATCAGAAATTAAAGAATTATCTGTAGCCGAGTTACAAGAGAAACTTGGTGAAACAAAAAAGAGTTATTCAGACCTAAAATTGGCTCATGCAATATCTCCTTTAGAAAATCCAATTCAATTACGTTCTATAAGAAGAAGTGTAGCTAGAATTGCGACCGAATTAACTAAAAGAGAATTACAATAA
- the rplP gene encoding 50S ribosomal protein L16, whose amino-acid sequence MLQPKRTKFRKQQKGRMKGNAGRGHQLSSGTFGIKSLDSNFLTSRQIEAARIAATRYMKREGQLWIKIFPDKPITKKPLEVRMGKGKGAVEYWVAVVKPGRVLFEIGGVPLDVAKEALRLAAQKLPVQTKFLIARDYEA is encoded by the coding sequence ATGTTACAGCCTAAAAGAACAAAATTTCGTAAGCAACAAAAGGGACGTATGAAAGGTAATGCCGGAAGAGGGCACCAACTTTCAAGTGGAACTTTTGGAATAAAATCGTTAGACTCGAATTTTTTAACATCACGTCAAATTGAAGCAGCTCGTATTGCCGCTACACGTTACATGAAAAGAGAAGGGCAACTTTGGATAAAAATATTTCCAGATAAGCCTATTACAAAGAAACCTCTTGAAGTACGTATGGGTAAAGGTAAAGGTGCCGTTGAATATTGGGTAGCTGTTGTTAAGCCAGGAAGAGTATTATTTGAAATAGGTGGAGTGCCTTTAGACGTTGCAAAAGAAGCATTACGTTTAGCAGCACAGAAACTACCTGTACAAACTAAGTTTTTAATCGCTAGAGATTACGAAGCATAA
- the rpsC gene encoding 30S ribosomal protein S3 — MGQKTNPIGNRLGIIRGWESNWYGGNDYGDKLAEDDKIRKYVHARLSKASVSRVIIERTLKLVTVTITTARPGIIIGKGGQEVDKLKEELKKITEKEVQINIFEIKRPELDAFLVGSSIARQIENRISYRRAIKMAIAATMRMNAEGIKIQISGRLNGAEMARSEHYKEGRIPLSTFRADIDYALVEAHTTYGRLGVKVWIMKGEVYGKRELSPLVGLSKKQGKGGAGGRGGNRDNKPRRRK; from the coding sequence ATGGGACAAAAAACAAATCCAATCGGAAATCGCTTAGGTATTATCAGAGGATGGGAATCTAACTGGTACGGAGGTAATGATTATGGAGATAAGCTTGCCGAAGACGATAAAATTAGAAAATACGTTCACGCGCGTTTATCTAAAGCTAGTGTAAGTAGAGTAATTATCGAAAGAACTCTTAAACTTGTAACCGTTACTATCACTACTGCTAGACCTGGTATTATTATCGGAAAAGGTGGCCAAGAGGTAGACAAGTTAAAAGAAGAGCTTAAGAAGATTACTGAAAAAGAAGTTCAGATTAATATCTTTGAAATTAAAAGACCTGAACTTGATGCATTTTTAGTAGGATCAAGCATCGCTCGTCAAATTGAAAATAGAATTTCATACAGACGTGCAATTAAGATGGCTATTGCTGCTACAATGCGTATGAATGCTGAAGGAATTAAAATCCAAATTAGTGGACGTTTAAACGGGGCAGAAATGGCACGTTCAGAACACTACAAAGAAGGACGTATTCCTTTATCAACCTTTAGAGCCGATATTGATTATGCTTTAGTTGAGGCACACACTACTTATGGTAGATTGGGTGTAAAAGTATGGATCATGAAAGGTGAAGTATATGGTAAAAGAGAACTTTCTCCGCTTGTTGGATTATCTAAGAAGCAAGGAAAAGGTGGAGCCGGAGGACGTGGCGGAAACAGAGATAACAAACCTCGTCGTAGAAAGTAA
- the rplV gene encoding 50S ribosomal protein L22 produces the protein MGSRKKQMADAIKEAKKHVAFAKLNNCPTSPRKMRLVADLVRGEKVEHALNILKFNQKEASGRLEKLLLSAIANWQAKNEEANIEEAELIVKEITVDSGSMLKRLRPAPQGRAHRIRKRSNHVTIVVGAKNNTQS, from the coding sequence ATGGGAAGTCGTAAAAAACAAATGGCAGACGCTATTAAGGAAGCAAAAAAACACGTTGCTTTTGCTAAACTTAATAACTGTCCTACATCACCGAGAAAAATGCGCTTAGTAGCCGATTTAGTAAGAGGCGAAAAGGTAGAACATGCACTTAATATTTTAAAATTCAACCAAAAGGAAGCTTCTGGACGTTTAGAGAAATTGTTACTGTCTGCAATTGCAAACTGGCAAGCTAAAAACGAAGAAGCTAACATTGAAGAGGCTGAATTGATCGTGAAAGAGATAACTGTTGACAGCGGATCTATGTTAAAGAGATTACGTCCAGCACCTCAAGGTCGTGCACACAGAATCAGAAAACGTTCTAACCACGTAACAATCGTAGTAGGAGCAAAAAACAACACACAAAGCTAA
- the rpsS gene encoding 30S ribosomal protein S19, translating to MARSLKKGPYVHYKLEKKVAVNVEANKKTVIKTWSRASMITPDFVGQTIAVHNGRQFVPVYVTENMVGHKLGEFSPTRSFRGHAGAKNKGKK from the coding sequence ATGGCAAGATCACTAAAAAAAGGACCTTACGTTCATTATAAATTAGAAAAGAAAGTAGCTGTAAATGTTGAAGCTAACAAGAAAACGGTAATCAAAACATGGTCTAGAGCCTCTATGATTACTCCGGATTTTGTTGGACAAACTATCGCAGTACACAATGGCCGTCAATTTGTTCCAGTATATGTTACTGAAAACATGGTAGGTCATAAATTAGGAGAATTTTCACCAACACGTTCATTCCGTGGACATGCAGGTGCTAAAAATAAAGGTAAAAAGTAG